AAAGGCTATGACGAAAAAACGAAGCGAGAATGCCTAACTGCCTATGTTAATGGGATGGGATTTAGAGGAATAGAAAGGCTAAAGGGAGTTCATCATACGACCGTAATTAATTGGGTAAAATCTGTGGGAGAATTATTGCCAGTCGCCTATGACCCAGAAACAATTCCTGAAGTAGGGGAACTGGATGAATTGGAAACCTTTGTTGGCTCAAAAAAAACAAAATCTGGGTGTGGACAGCCGTTGACCACTTTAAAAAAGGAATTTTAGGTTGGGTAATCGGAGACCATAGTAGCGAAACGTTTCGCCCATTATGGGAATTAGTTAAGTCTTGGGGATGCTATTTTTATGTGAGTGATGGATGGTCAGTTTATCCATGTTTTATAGCAGAGGGCGACCATATAATTAGTAAGACTTATATGACCAGAGTAGAGGGTGAGAACACACGTTTAAGACATTATCTAGCCCGATTGCATCGCAAAACACTCTGCTATTCTAAGTCTACAGAAATGTTAGGATACTCTATTCGTTTATTAATTCATTATCTGAAGTTTCAAGAAGTGCCTATTCCTTACTGATTCATAGCTTAATTCAGCAACGCCATACTTTCCTCCACATCCGTTTAAAGTCTCCGATTGCCTACCGGCGACCTTGATATAGCACTTCTTGGAGCTATGAGGTACAATGAAAAGCAAATAGACAAATAATAGAACTCGCCAGCTTCCTATGAGACCCTATTCCGTAGATTTTCGCCAAAAAATTATCGATGTCTGGAAGAAAGAAAAAATTTCTATTCGAGGACTAGCCCAGAGATTTGACGTGGCTAAAAGCTTTATTCAGAAGTTATTGAAGCAACATAAAGAAACAGGAGATATCCGTCCTCGTCCACAAGGGGGAAGTCCGCCAACCAAGTTAAATAGTGAACAACTGATAATTTTAATAGAAATCATCGAATCTAACAATGATGCAACTCTCGAAGAATTATCGGACTTACTGTATGAAAAGACACAGGTGAAAGTCAGTAGAGCCACCCTGGGGCGGCTTACGCAAAAACTCAATTACAGTTTCAAAAAAAAACACTACACGCGGCGGAAAAAGAAAGTGACAGGGTACAGCAAAAAAGAGTGGAATACTGGTCTCAAGTTCGGGAAATTGAGGCATCAAAACTAATTTTCATCGATGAATCGGGGGTAAATTTAGCCCTTTTGAGACTCTATGCTAGAGCCTTAATTGGTCGAAGAGCTCGGGGAAGAAAACCACAAAAAAGAGGGAGAAATATTTCAATAATTAGTGCTATAAGTTTAGAAAAAGTTGTGGCATCAGTCAACATATACGGTGCAGTGGATGCGGTAACATTTGAAGGATTTATTCTGAAGGAAGTGCTGCCAAAAATTAAAGAAGGAGACTGTTTGCTCATGGATAACGCCAAGATTCATCTCGGAGAAATGGTCAGAGAAATAATTGAACAAGAAAAAGCTAGACTCATCTATTTACCTCCTTATTCTCCCGAATTCTCTCCTATTGAAAACTTTTGGTCAAAAGTCAAAGCGATATTAAGAAAACTGAAGGCGAGAACTTACAAAGACTTAATAGAAGGGATTGAATTAGCTATGTTATAAGTTACTCAAAAAGATATTCGCAATTGGTTTACTCACTGTTGCTACTGTACCTCATGAGTCAGAGAATTGCTATATCTAAATTACTCGTTAAGACTGT
This portion of the Microcystis aeruginosa NIES-2549 genome encodes:
- a CDS encoding IS1 family transposase (programmed frameshift) produces the protein MQCPECKSTHIRKNGINKQGKQNHICVTCGRQFINNYEKQKGYDEKTKRECLTAYVNGMGFRGIERLKGVHHTTVINWVKSVGELLPVAYDPETIPEVGELDELETFVGSKKTKFWVWTAVDHFKKGILGWVIGDHSSETFRPLWELVKSWGCYFYVSDGWSVYPCFIAEGDHIISKTYMTRVEGENTRLRHYLARLHRKTLCYSKSTEMLGYSIRLLIHYLKFQEVPIPY
- a CDS encoding IS630 family transposase (programmed frameshift), which translates into the protein MRPYSVDFRQKIIDVWKKEKISIRGLAQRFDVAKSFIQKLLKQHKETGDIRPRPQGGSPPTKLNSEQLIILIEIIESNNDATLEELSDLLYEKTQVKVSRATLGRLTQKLNYSFKKKTLHAAEKESDRVQQKRVEYWSQVREIEASKLIFIDESGVNLALLRLYARALIGRRARGRKPQKRGRNISIISAISLEKVVASVNIYGAVDAVTFEGFILKEVLPKIKEGDCLLMDNAKIHLGEMVREIIEQEKARLIYLPPYSPEFSPIENFWSKVKAILRKLKARTYKDLIEGIELAML